GTGAAGACCGTGCTGGAGGACGCGCTGGACGAGCCGTCCCGCCGCACCGGCGCGCTCCTGGCCCCGGTGCTGCGGCGGGAGGCGGAGCGCCGGCGGCTGCTCGTCACGTCGTTCGACCCGTCGCTGCTGATGTTCCTGCGCGAGGAGGCGCCGGGCGTCCCGCTCGGGTTGCTGACGTGGCTGCGGTTCCCGCTGTGGCACGCCGTCCCGGCCGCGGCGGGCCTCGGCATGGACGTCGTCGCCGTGCACACCGGCTCGTGCGGCATCGAGCACCCCGACACGCGGCTGCGGCCGCTGGAGCACTGCGTGGAGATCGCGCACAAGGCGGGCCTGGAGGCGATCGCCTGGTGCCCGTCGGCCGAGGCCGCCCCCACCTACGCGGAGGCCGGCTTCGACGCGATGGTGGTCAACGACGTCCCCGGAGTCCTCGCGGCCGTGCGTTGACTTGCGGCGTGTCGCCCTTTCGCGAGCGCCTATAAGGGCGACACGCCGCAAGTCGACGGGGCTCGGGGCGGGGCGTCAGGTTGGGCGGTTGCCGCCGTACATCTGCGTCCACTCGCCTGGGGGCTCGTCGTCGTCGTCCGAGCGGCCGCTCCCGGCGGGCGGCTCGGACCGGCTCTCCTCGGCGTACCGCGCCCGCGGCAGCGGAGGCGGGTTCGAGGCGGGCTGCTGGTCGGGCTGCCGGCCGTACTGCGGCGCGCCGTGCCAGGACGGGCTCTGCCCCGGCGCGGGAGGCGGCTGGGCCGCTCCCATGGGCGCCTGGCCGCCGTGCATGGGCGGCGGGCCCATCGGCGCGGGCGGCGGGCCGCCGTACCGCGGCCCCGCCGCTGCACGGGCCCTCCACCGCGACGGCGCGAGCGAGGCGACCAGGAGCGCGACGCCCAGCAGCAGGAAGATCCCGTACGGGGCGAGCGTCGTGTAGCCCTGGTAGAGGTGGCGGCCCAGCAGATCGCGTCCGGAGTGCTCGACCGCGAAGCGCGGCGACGCGAGCCAGAGGAGGCCGATCGCCGTGTAGGCGGCCCCCGGGATCAGCGAGGCGAGCGGCGACAGGCGCGACCCGGCGGCCAGGCCGACCAGCACCGCCGCCACCAGGACCAGCGCGGCGCCGATCCAGCGGTCCTCGCCGCCCCGGGTGAAGAAGTACCGGAAGTAGTCCGTGAACTTGGTCGTGCTGTACATCAGGCACAACGCGATCACCGGGGTCACCACGAGCCCGGTCAACACGCCGAGACCGTGGCGCGCTCCGTTGGACATGGCCACCTCCGAACAGCGACGGGCGGGATCCCGTCGAACCTAACGGTCAGACGGGCCGCGCACCATGGCGGTTCGGAGGTGATCGTACTTTTTTGCCCGTTACTGGATGGATTCGCCGGGTTTGACCGGAGCGGGCTGGCCGAGCCGCGGCGGGCTGGTCAGGAATCCGACGCCCCAGGTCATGTGCATGGTGGCGAAGACGAGCGGGAGCCGGATCCAGGCGGCCGCGGGCAGCCCGCGCCCCTCCACGGCGGCGCCGACGATCATCGCGGCCGCGTACCCGCCGGGCAGGATCCACCCGGGCCAGACCCCGAACGCCCCCGCGACCACGCCCGCCGCCATCGCCACGACGGCGATCGGCGGCGCGAGGTAGCGCAGGTTGAGCGTGCCCTGGTGCTCGCGCCCGACGACGCGCCGCCAGCGCCCGGTGTGGAAGTACTGCTTGGCGAGGGCCCGCAGGTTGGGGCGGGGCCGGTAGGTCACGCGCATGCGGGGCGTGAAGTAGATCCGGCCGCCGGACTGCCGGATGCGGTGGTTCATCTCCCAGTCCTGCGCGCGGGTGAACGTCTCGTCGTAGCCGCCGACGCGGTCGAGCGCGCTGCGGCGGAACGTCCCGAGGTAGACCGTCTCCACCTCGCCCGCCTCGCCGCCGGTGTGGAAGCGGGCGTTGCCGACGCCGAGCTTGGAGGTCATCGCGCGCGCGACGGCCTTCTCGAACGGGGTGACGCCCTCGGCCGCCATGATCCCGCCGACGTTGTCGGCGCCGGTCTCCTCCATCGTCTCGACGGCGGAGCGCACGTAGTCGGCGGGCAGCAGGGAGTGCCCGTCCACCCGGACGATGATCGAGTACTGCGAGGCCTTGATCGCGATGTTGAGGCCCTGCGGGGTGCGCCCCGTCGGGTTCGCGACGACGATGACGCGGGCGTCCTCGGCGGCCAGCTTGCGGGCGATCTCCTCGGTGCGGTCGCGGGACGGCCCGATGGCGAGCACGAGCTCCAGCTCGCCCGGGTAGTCCTGGCTGAGGATGCGGCGCACGGCGTCGGTCAGGTGGCGCTCCTCGTTGAGGACCGGCATCACCACCGAGACGGCGGGCCACGTGCGCTGACCGGAGTCGGGAAGGGGCTTCACGGCGTAGCGGGTTTCCTGGTTCATGGCGCGCTGGGCATGGGGAGACGAATTCATGTGGGCTCGCGGGCGCACCCGTCCGGCGGACCGTAGGGACGCGCCCCTTCCTCTCTCTTGCTCGCTTGTCTGACGCAGCCCACGCCACCCAGGTTTGCGTGCGGGCCGCCGGGGTGTGGTCAAGACGGCGCCACGTTACTGCAAGGACACGAGGTCCAGGTAGCGAACGGACGGGTGTCCCCCACTTTAGAGTGGTGTGGACTCGCGTCAGCACGTGATCTTCGGGAGGCGGCGGCCGGCATGGCAGACGGGCACGACTCGGGTCGCGGCGACGCCGACCCCCTTGAGCGCTATTTCCGGCCGCGTCCCGGGGCCCACGCGGCCGAGGACGAGGGCGACATCGAGGGCGTGACCATCGACGGGATGCCGGCGCCGCGCGTCCCGGTGGAGAGCCCGCGCGGCCCGCGCCGGCCCGGCCGGGGGCTGAGCCCGCGGGCGGCGACGAGCGCGCGGCGGCAGAAGCGCTTCCTCACCCTGACCGGTACGGCCTCGGCGTTCGTGCTGCTGACCTCGGGCGGGGCGTGGGCGTTCCAGAACTACGTCACCGGGATGATCGACAAGGTGTCGGTCGGCGGGCTCGGCAAGGGCAAGGACACGCCGAAGGGCGCCATGACCATCCTGGTCGCGGGCGTCGACCGGCGCGAGGGCCTGACGAAGGAGCAGCAGAAGGCGGCCAAGCTCGGGCACGAGGCGGGCGAGCGCTCCGACACGATGCTGCTGGTGCACGTGTCCCGCGACCACGACAGCGTGTCGGTCGTGAGCCTGCCCCGCGACTCCTACGTGACGATCCCGGGGCACAGGTCGAACGGGTCGGAGGGCGCCAAGGGGACGCGGGTCCCGGCCCGTCCGGGCAAGCTCACCTGGGCCTACCAGTTCGGCGGGCCCGACCTCACCGTCAGCACGGTCAAGCAGGCCACCGGCGTGTCGATCGACCACTACGTCGAGGTGAACTTCTACGGGTTCGTGCGCATGGTCGACGCGATCGGCGGCGTGGACGTGTGCACCGAGCAGGCCGTCGACGACAAGAAGAGCGGCCTGCGGCTCCCGGCGGGCAAGTCGCACGTGGACGGCCTGAAGGCGCTGGCGTTCGCCCGCGCCCGCTACTCCCTGACGGGCGGCAGCGACCTCGGGCGCATCGACCGGCAGCAGCAGTTCATGGCGGCGATGATGAAGCAGGCGCTGTCGACGAAGACGCTCGGCGACCCGGTGAAGTCCACGAAGTTCCTCAACGCCTCGCTGAAGTCGCTGCGCGTCGACGAGAAGCTGGCCGACAACCTGCCGGGCCTCGCCGACCAGATGAAGAACCTGTCGACCGACGACGTCACGTTCGCGAAGGTGCCGCTGTCGAACCCGGCCTACGACGCCGTGCTGTGGAACGCGCCGTCCGCGCAGTCGACCGTCCAGTGGGACCAGCACAAGGCGCGCGACCTGTTCACCCGGCTCCGCCGCGACCAGCCGCTCGCGACGCAGAGCCCGAAGCCGAGCGCCACGCCGACGAAGAAGTCCGAGGACGCGCTGACGGTGCCGCCGGACGACATCTCCGTCCGCGTCCTGAACGCGATCGGTACCCGGGGCCTCGCCACCAAGGCGGGCGGCGAGCTCCGCAAGGCCGGCTTCAAGGTGTCCGTCGCGCCGGGCGTGGCGCGGCGCGGGCAGCAGACGACGCAGATCCTGTACGGGCCCGGACGGGAGGACTCGGCCAAAACCCTCGCCGCCGCGATCCCGGACGCCAAGCGCAAGAAGGTCTCCTCGCTCGGCTCCCAGGTGCAGGTGATGGTCGGCGCCGACTGGGGCGGCGCCGACTGGGCGGGCGTGAAGGAGGTCGAGGTGAAGGAGTCGCCGAGCGCGGCGCCGTCAGAGGGGTCCGCCCTCGAGACGGGCACGGCCACCCAGAAGCTCTGCGGCTGAGCGGGCGCGTCCCGCCCCCGCCCCTTCTAGAATGTTCTTCTAGTCGAGAGCGGGGAGGAAGCAGCATGGGTGAGGACGTGCCGGCCGAATCGTTCTACGAGCCGCTCGGCGGCGGGCGCTTCGCCTCCACACCCGCGACGGCCGGCCCCTGGTCGCCGGGCCTCCAGCACGGCGGGCCGTTCTCGGCCCTCATCGGGCGGGCCTTCGAGCGGCACGACCCCGTCCCCGGCACCCGGCTGGCACGGGTGACCGTCGAGATCCTCAGCCCCGTCCCCGTGGCGGAGCTGGAGGTCGGCGTGCGCACGGTCCGCCCCGGCCGCAGGGTCGCCTTCCTCGAAGGCGAGATCACGCACGAGGGGCGTCCGGTCGCCCGCGCGAGCGCCTGGCGGATCATGGCGGCCCCCGCCCGCCTGGAGCCGGTCGTGCACGCCCCGGCGCCCCCGGACCTGTCCGGGACGCCGGAGACGTTCGGCGAGTGGGCGGGCATGCACCGGGACGGCTACCTGTCCGCGATGGAGTGGCGGCTCGTCCGCGGCGCCTTCGGCGAGCCCGGCCCGGGGACGGTCTGGGCGCGGCCGCGGATCCCGCTGGTGGCGGGCGAGGCCGACACGCCCCTGGTCCGCGCGCTGACGCTCGCCGACAGCGCGTCCGGCGTCGGCAGCCAGCTCGACGTGGCCGAGTGGCTGATCATCAACACCGACGTGACCGTCGCGCTGCACCGCGACCCCGTGGGCGAGTGGCTGTGCCTCGCCGCGTCCCTGGACGCCGCCCCGGGCGGCAGCGCGCTCTGCCAGGGGACGCTCGCCGACCGCTCCGGCGAGCTCGGCCGCGTCCTGCAGACCCTGCTCGTGGACGAGCGGCCGCGCGGCTGAACACGGCCAGCGGAGCTTGATCATGACTCTCTGTCGCCATTCTGCTACGGTAAGTAGCGCCCGGGCGACAGAGAGCACAGAGAGCAGAGTTCCCACCTCGTCAGGAGTGCAGAGATGTCCACAAGGATTCTCGGCTTGCTCACCACGACCGCCGCCGTCTCGATGGCGCTCAGCGGCGGCGTCGCCGCGGCGAGCGTCGCCCGCAACGCGCCTCCGCCGGCCCCGCCGCAGGCGAACGCCCAGTCCGGCCATCCGGCGTCCGACCCGGCACCGGACCAGAACGCGGCCGCGAACGCCGAGCCGAAGCCGAACACCGCACCGCAGCAGAACAGCGCGCCGGAGCAGCAGGCCGCGGCGCCCGAGTCGCCGCCGAAGGGCAGGTCCGAGGCCAAGGACGGCACCGACCTGAAGGCCTGCGAGGACGCGGAGTGCCAGGTCGAGATCAAGGACCGTCAGACCATCAAGTTCGACCGCAAGCTCGGGATGGACCCGCTGCACGTCAGGCTCGACGGCAACCGGGTGACGTTCTCCTCGCGCGGCCGCAACGGCGTGATGGTCGCCTCGATGGACGCGTCGTGGCCCCGCGCCACCACCACCTACAACGGCCTCACCCTGCGCCCGCACCGCGCCAAGAACGGTGCCATGATCCTCGACGTCTCGCACGACTGAGCCGGCCCGGCGCACGGCGCCGGAACCGAGGGGCGGGCCGCACGGCCCGCCCCTCCGTCGTGCCGCCGCGTGCTATTTCAGGAGCTGGCGGGCCATGACCATGCGCTGGATCTGGTTGGTGCCCTCGTAGATCTGGGTGATCTTGGCGTCGCGCATCATCCGCTCCACCGGGAAGTCCCGCGTGTACCCGTACCCGCCCAGCAACTGCACCGCGTCGGTCGTCACGTCCATCGCCACATCCGAGGCCAGCGCCTTGCACGCCGACGACACGAACGTCAGGTCCGGCACCCGCTCCCCCGCCATCGCCCGCTCGGACTTGACCGCCGCGTGATACGTCAACTGCCGCGCCCCCTCCAGCCGCATCGCCATGTCCGCCAGCATGAACTGCACACCCTGGAAATCAGCGATCGCCTTGCCGAACTGCCGCCGCTGCTTCACATACCCCACCGCGAAGTCCAGCGCCCCCTGCGCGATCCCCAGCGCCTGCGCCGCGATCGTGATCCGCGTATGGTCCAACGTCGCCAGCGCCGTCTTGAACCCCGTCCCCTCCGCACCGATCATCCGATCCGCCGGAACCCGCACACCCTCCAGCACCACCTGACGCGTCGGCGACCCCTTGATCCCCAGCTTGCGCTCCTTGGGCCCGAACGACACCCCCGCGTCCTGCTCGGAGTCCACCACGAACGCCGAGATCCCCCGCGCCCCCGCCGAAGGATCGGTCACCGCCATCACCGTGTAGAACCGCGACACCCCCGCATTGGTGATCCACATCTTGGTCCCGTTCAGAACCCACCCATCACCCTCACGCACCGCACGCGTCTTCATCCCCGCCGCGTCCGACCCCGCCTCGGCCTCCGACAACGCATACGAGAACATCGCCTCCCCACGCGCCACCGGCCCCAGAAACCGCTCCTTCAACCCCTCCGACCCCGCCAGCAGAACCGGCACCGTCCCCAGCTTGTTCACCGCCGGAATCAACGAAGAAGAAGCGCACACCCGCGCCACCTCCTCGATCACCACCACCGTCGCCAGCGCATCGGCCCCCGCACCCCCGTACGATTCGGGCACGTGCACCGCATGCAGATCGCCGGCCACCAACGCGTCCAACGCCTCCTGCGGGAACCGCGACTCCTCATCCACCTCCGCCGCGAAAGGAGCGATCTTGGCCTCGGCCAGCTCACGCACCGAGCTCCGCAGCAGCTCATGCTCCTCAGACGGCGCGTACGTGGGAAAGTCAGCACTCATGGCGCCGATGCTACCGGCCAGTAGGCAGTGGCGGCCGACGCGGGTACCCGCCCGCGGCGGGCACGTGTCCAGTAAGGCCGCCGGTCGGCGGCAGCGAACGGAGAGGAGCGGGCCTTGTCCCACCGGCTGACGGTCATCGGCACCGGTTACCTCGGCGCGACCCACGCGGCCTGCATGGCCGATCTGGGTTTCGAGGTACTGGGTCTCGACGTGGACGAGGAGAAGATCGCGCGGCTCTCGGCCGGCGACCTGCCCGTGTACGAGCCGGGCCTCGAACCCGTGCTGCGCAGGGGGCTGGAGACCGGGCGGCTGCGCTTCACCACGTCCTACGAGGAGGTCGCGGAGTTCGGCGACGTCCACTTCCTGTGCGTGGGGACCCCGCAGAAGGCCGGGGAGTACGCGGCCGACATGACCTACGTGGACGGCGCGGTCGCGTCGCTGGCGCCGCTGCTGGAGCGGCCCTGCCTGGTCGTCGGCAAGTCGACCGTCCCGGTCGGGACGGCCGCGCGGCTCGGCGAGGCGCTCGCCAAGGCGGCGCCGGCGGGCGGGGACGCCGTGCTCGCCTGGAACCCCGAGTTCCTGCGCGAGGGCTTCGCCGTCCAGGACACCATGCACCCCGACCGGATCGTGGCCGGGCTGCCCGCCGACCCCGGCGCCGCCGAGCACGCCGAGAAGGTGCTCCGCGAGGTCTACCGGACGATGATCGCCGAGGGGACGCCCTTCATCACCGCCGACTTCCCCACCGCCGAGCTGGTCAAGGTGTCGGCGAACGCGTTCCTCGCCACCAAGATCTCGTTCATCAACGCGATGGCGGAGGTCTGCGAGGCCGCGCACGCGGATGTGACGAAGCTCTCGGAGGCGCTGTCCTACGACGACCGGATCGGCGGCAAGTTCCTCGGCCCGGGGCTGGGGTTCGGCGGCGGCTGCCTGCCGAAGGACATCCGGGCCTTCATGGCCCGGGCGGGCGAGCTCGGCGCCGACCAGGCGCTGACCTTCCTGCGCGAGGTCGACGAGATCAACATCCGCCGCCGGATCCGCATGGTGGACCTCGCCCGGCAGTTGCTCGGCGGCTCCTTCGCCGGGCGGACGGTCGGCGTCCTCGGCGCCGCGTTCAAGCCGAACTCCGACGACGTGCGCGACTCGCCCGCGCTGGACGTGGCCGCCTCCATCCGCGCCCAGGGCGCCCGGGTGACCGTCTACGACCCGCAGGCCATGCGCAACGCGCGCCGCGCCCAGCCGACGCTGGAGTACGGCGAGTCGGCGATGTCGGCCGTCCAGGACGCGCACGCCGTCCTGCTGCTGACCGAGTGGGCGGAGTTCCGGGACATGAACCCGGCCACGGTCGCCGGGGTCGTGGCGGAGCGCAACATCGTGGACGGGCGCAACGCGCTCGACCCCGAGCGGTGGCGCGCGGCCGGGTGGAACTACCGGGCCCTCGGGCGCCCGTGACGCGGGGCTGAAGACGCGGAACTAAAGCGGCCGCGGGCGGCGTTGTGGCGGGCATGAGCGCTGACTTCGCCGACCAGGCCGTGATCCGCCGCCTGCTGAACGAGTCGAGGACGTGGGCCTTCGTCGGCCTCGGGGACAACCCGGAGCGGGAGGTCCACACCCAGGCCCGGCTGATGCAGCAGCGCGGGAAGCGGATCATCCCCGTGCACCCGGAGGCGCGCGAGGTGCTCGGCGAGAAGGGGTACGCCTCCCTCGCCGACGTCCCGGACGCCTCCGAGGTGGACGTGGTGGGCGTCTACCGCCGAGCCGAGCACGCCGGGCAGGCGGTGGACGAGGCGATCGCGGCGGGCGCGAAGGCGGTGTGGCTGCCGCTCCAAGTGATCGACGAGGCGGCGGCCCGGCGCGCCAGGGACGCCGGGCTCGACGTCGTCATGGACCGCTGCCCCGCCGTGGAGTGGGCCCTGCGGCGCTGACCGGCCCCGGCCGGCCGGGCGGCCGGGCGGCGGCGGCCGTCCGTCAGAGCCGCTCTCGCAGCCGGGCGCCCTTCGCCTTGGCCTCCCCGTAGAGGTGCCGCTGGAACACCGCCATCTTGGCCCGCAGGTCGTCGTCGTAGGCGGCCAGGATCCGGACGGCCAGCAGCCCGGCGTTGCGGGCCGCGCCGACCGCCACCGTCGCGACGGGGACGCCCGCGGGCATCTGCACGATCGAGAGCAGCGAGTCCATCCCGTCCAGGTACTTCAGCGGGACGGGCACGCCGATCACCGGCAGCGGCGTCACCGAGGCCAGCATGCCCGGCAGGTGCGCGGCGCCGCCCGCCCCCGCGATGATCACGCGGAGGCCGCGGGCCGCCGCGCCCTCCCCGTAGGCGATCATGTCGTGCGGCATGCGGTGCGCGGACACCACGTCGGCCTCGTAGGGGACGCCGAACTCCTCCAGCGCCCTCGCCGCGCCCTCCATCACGGGCCAGTCCGAGTCGCTCCCCATCACCACGCCGACGACCGGGTCGCTCACGCGCGCCTCCCCCTCGTACTCGCTCACCGCTCGGTCCCTCACCGGGCACGATCCTTCATGGCCGGGCCCCAGCGCAGGTAGTCGGCGGCGTGCCGGGCGCGCTCGCGGACCTCGGCGAGGTCGGCGCCGAGCGCGGTCACGTGGCCGATCTTGCGGCCCGGGCGGGACTCCTTGCCGTACATGTGCACCTTGACGCCGGGGTCGTGGGCCATCACGTGGATGTAGCGGGGGTAGACGTCCGGGTCGTCGCCGCCGAGGACGTTGGCCATGACCGTGTACGGGGCGGTGGGCTCGGTGGAGCCGAGCGGCAGGTCGAGGACGGCGCGCAGGTGCTGCTCGAACTGCGACGTCCGCGCGCCCTCGATCGTCCAGTGCCCGGAGTTGTGCGGGCGCATGGCGAGCTCGTTCACCAGCAGCCCCGCGTCCGTCTCGAAGAGCTCGACGGCCAGGAGGCCGACGACGCCCAGCTCCTCCGCGACGCGCAGGGCGAGGCTCTGCGCCTCGGCGGCGAGGTCCTTCGGCAGGCCGGGGGCGGGCGAGATCACCTCGGTGCAGATCCCGCCCTCCTGGACGGTCTCCACGATCGGGTACGCGGCGCCCTGCCCGTACGGGGAGCGCGCGACGAGCGCGGCCAGCTCGCGCCCGAAGGCGACGTGCTGCTCCACCATCAGGTCGACGCCCTCGGCCTGGAGCCGGTCGGCGACCTCCGCCTCCGCGGGATCGCCGACGACCCAGACGCCCTTGCCGTCGTAGCCGCCGCGCGTGGACTTCAGGACCAGCGGCCAGCCGTGCTCGCGGCCGAACGCCTCCAGGAACGCCCCTGGCTCGGGCGACGGGACGGGCGCGTAGGCGGGGCAGGGAACGCCGAGCCCGCTCAGGCGCTCGCGCATGACGAGCTTGTCCTGGGCGTGGGCGAGGGCGGCCGACCCGGGCCGGCACGGGACGCCGGTGGCCTCCAGCTTCTGGATGTGCGGCCCCGGGACGTGCTCGTGGTCGAACGTCACCACGTCGCAGCCCTGGGCGAAGGCCAGCAGGTCGTCGAGGGCGCGGTCGTTGCCGACCCGCACGTCCGAGACGACTCGGGCCGCCGACTCGCCGGAGGCCCCGGCGAGGACGCGCAGCGGCACGCCGAGCGCGATCGCGGCCTGCTGGGTCATCCTCGCGAGCTGCCCTCCGCCCGCCATCCCGACCACGGGCATGTCACGAACCTTCACGTCGAAAGGCTATCGGGCGGGCGGGGCGAACGAACCACGCGGTACCCGCGTCGAAGGCTGCGTGGGGAGAGGGCGGGAGGGGAGCACCGGCGGAGTGTGGGCGGCCCGCCAATGGGCACGGACCCGGGGTGAGCGCGGACCGTTCATGTTCCGGCGTCCCGGGGGCCACGGACGTCTATCCTCGTGGTGCCTCCCCCGCAGTCGCCGGCCGCCGGCCGCGCCCCGCAGTGCAAGCCCGGAAGGACGGTTTCCCTACGTGAGCCTGGTCGCCAGAATCCACCGGCGGTTCGCGCACCTCATGCGCGAGCTGGCCCAGTTCGGCAGCGTGGGCGCCATCGCGTTCGTCATCACGTTCGCGATCGGCAACGGCCTGCACACCGGCCTGGGGGTGGGCCCGCTCACGTCCAACGGCGTCGCCGCGGTGGTCGCGACGACGTTCTCCTACCTGGCCAACCGCTACTGGACGTTCCGGCACCGCGACCGCACCGGCCTCGGCCGCGAGTACGTCCTGTTCTTCGCGCTGAACGGCGTCGGCCTGGTGATCACTGAGCTGTTCATCGGCTTCTCGCACTACGTCCTCGGGCTGGACGGCGCCGTCTTCTACAACATCGCGCTGGTCATCGGCACCGCGGTCGCGACGCTGTTCCGCTTCTGGTCCTACAAGAAGTGGGTGTTCCTGCCGGCGAGCGCGCCGCACGTCGACCCCGCGTCCGGGCTGCCCGAGGCCCCCGCCCAGGCCTCCGCCGAGCCCGCCGCCGAGGGCACCGGCGCGACCCGCGCCCCCGGCCCCGCCCCGGAGCGCGCGACCCCGGTGCGGCGCCCCCTCGACCGCGCCGCCGAGGACTACGCCGAGATCTGACCGGCGCCGGGCCCTCAGGCGGGGCCCATGACCACGCGTTCGGCGGCCAGCCGGACCTCGGCGGCCTGCCGCAGGAAGACCCCGAAGACCGCCGGGCGGGACTGGATCAGCTCCAGGCGCCCGCCGTCCACCACCGCCAGGGACCGGGCCAGGTAGAGGCCGAGGCCGGTGCCGCGGCCGCCGGAGACGCTGCGCTCGAAGATGCGGGGCTCCAGCTCGGACGGGATCCCCTCCCCCTCGTCGCCGACCTCGACCACCACCGAGCTCGCGCCCGGCTTGGTGTGGATGGTCACGATGCCGGCGCCGTGCGTCAGCGAGTTCTCCAGAAGCGTGGCGACGATCTGGGAGAGGCCCTCGGGGTGGGTCATGCCGACGAGGCCCTGCTCGCCGATGATCCGCACGTCCCGTCCGGCCTTGCGGAAGCTCGGCCGCCACTCCTCGACCTGCTGCGCGATGATCTCGTCGATCGGGGACGGCACGGCGCCGCCGGTCCGGTCGTGGCGGGCGCGGGCGAGCAGCTGCTCGACGACCGCGACGAGCCGCTCGGCCTGCGCGACCGCCGCCGCCCCCTCCTCCCGGACGACGTCCGGGTAGTCGGCGGCGTCGATCATCTCTTCCAGCCGCATCGACAGCGCGGTCAGCGGGGTGCGGAGCTGGTGGCTGGCGTCGGCGGCGAACTCGCGGCTGGCGACCAGCAGGTCGGTGATGCGGACGGCGGAGCGGTCTAACACCTCGGCGACCCGGTCGACCTCGGGTATGCCGTAGCGGCGCGGGCGCGGCCGGGCGTTGCCGCTGCCGAGCCGGTCGGCGGTCTCGGCGAGGTCGATCAGCGGCAGCGTCAGCCTGCGGGCCTGCACCATCGCCAGCCCGACCGCGACGGCCACGCCGAGCAGGGCGAGGCTGCCGACGAGCAGGAGCAGCCGCAGCGCGGCGTCGCGGACCCGCGCCTCCGGGCGCGACACCCGCACCCTGACCCGGCCGTGCACCGCCGTCGCCGACAGCACGCGACCGCGCCGCTGCGGCCCGGCGGTGATCGTCCGGCCGTCCGGCAGGGTGATCGACACATGCCGGCCCGGGTACTCGCGGGCGAGGACCGCGGGGGTCACCGGCTGGCGCGCCTCCAGGCTGTAGCCGACGCCGCCGGCGATGGAGGACGCCTCC
The sequence above is a segment of the Actinomadura coerulea genome. Coding sequences within it:
- a CDS encoding acyl-CoA dehydrogenase family protein; the encoded protein is MSADFPTYAPSEEHELLRSSVRELAEAKIAPFAAEVDEESRFPQEALDALVAGDLHAVHVPESYGGAGADALATVVVIEEVARVCASSSLIPAVNKLGTVPVLLAGSEGLKERFLGPVARGEAMFSYALSEAEAGSDAAGMKTRAVREGDGWVLNGTKMWITNAGVSRFYTVMAVTDPSAGARGISAFVVDSEQDAGVSFGPKERKLGIKGSPTRQVVLEGVRVPADRMIGAEGTGFKTALATLDHTRITIAAQALGIAQGALDFAVGYVKQRRQFGKAIADFQGVQFMLADMAMRLEGARQLTYHAAVKSERAMAGERVPDLTFVSSACKALASDVAMDVTTDAVQLLGGYGYTRDFPVERMMRDAKITQIYEGTNQIQRMVMARQLLK
- a CDS encoding thioesterase family protein; translation: MGEDVPAESFYEPLGGGRFASTPATAGPWSPGLQHGGPFSALIGRAFERHDPVPGTRLARVTVEILSPVPVAELEVGVRTVRPGRRVAFLEGEITHEGRPVARASAWRIMAAPARLEPVVHAPAPPDLSGTPETFGEWAGMHRDGYLSAMEWRLVRGAFGEPGPGTVWARPRIPLVAGEADTPLVRALTLADSASGVGSQLDVAEWLIINTDVTVALHRDPVGEWLCLAASLDAAPGGSALCQGTLADRSGELGRVLQTLLVDERPRG
- a CDS encoding glycosyltransferase family 2 protein — its product is MNQETRYAVKPLPDSGQRTWPAVSVVMPVLNEERHLTDAVRRILSQDYPGELELVLAIGPSRDRTEEIARKLAAEDARVIVVANPTGRTPQGLNIAIKASQYSIIVRVDGHSLLPADYVRSAVETMEETGADNVGGIMAAEGVTPFEKAVARAMTSKLGVGNARFHTGGEAGEVETVYLGTFRRSALDRVGGYDETFTRAQDWEMNHRIRQSGGRIYFTPRMRVTYRPRPNLRALAKQYFHTGRWRRVVGREHQGTLNLRYLAPPIAVVAMAAGVVAGAFGVWPGWILPGGYAAAMIVGAAVEGRGLPAAAWIRLPLVFATMHMTWGVGFLTSPPRLGQPAPVKPGESIQ
- a CDS encoding UDP-glucose dehydrogenase family protein, translating into MSHRLTVIGTGYLGATHAACMADLGFEVLGLDVDEEKIARLSAGDLPVYEPGLEPVLRRGLETGRLRFTTSYEEVAEFGDVHFLCVGTPQKAGEYAADMTYVDGAVASLAPLLERPCLVVGKSTVPVGTAARLGEALAKAAPAGGDAVLAWNPEFLREGFAVQDTMHPDRIVAGLPADPGAAEHAEKVLREVYRTMIAEGTPFITADFPTAELVKVSANAFLATKISFINAMAEVCEAAHADVTKLSEALSYDDRIGGKFLGPGLGFGGGCLPKDIRAFMARAGELGADQALTFLREVDEINIRRRIRMVDLARQLLGGSFAGRTVGVLGAAFKPNSDDVRDSPALDVAASIRAQGARVTVYDPQAMRNARRAQPTLEYGESAMSAVQDAHAVLLLTEWAEFRDMNPATVAGVVAERNIVDGRNALDPERWRAAGWNYRALGRP
- a CDS encoding CoA-binding protein: MSADFADQAVIRRLLNESRTWAFVGLGDNPEREVHTQARLMQQRGKRIIPVHPEAREVLGEKGYASLADVPDASEVDVVGVYRRAEHAGQAVDEAIAAGAKAVWLPLQVIDEAAARRARDAGLDVVMDRCPAVEWALRR
- a CDS encoding glycerophosphodiester phosphodiesterase; the protein is MIFENTPTVIGHRGFGSGEVTPPGAAGAVAENTLPSMLAAVEAGLSWIEIDVTRTADDVLVLRHDPTTVEGDHLVDLPATASGLPLLTEIFDALPADVAVDVDVKTVLEDALDEPSRRTGALLAPVLRREAERRRLLVTSFDPSLLMFLREEAPGVPLGLLTWLRFPLWHAVPAAAGLGMDVVAVHTGSCGIEHPDTRLRPLEHCVEIAHKAGLEAIAWCPSAEAAPTYAEAGFDAMVVNDVPGVLAAVR
- the purE gene encoding 5-(carboxyamino)imidazole ribonucleotide mutase, which codes for MGSDSDWPVMEGAARALEEFGVPYEADVVSAHRMPHDMIAYGEGAAARGLRVIIAGAGGAAHLPGMLASVTPLPVIGVPVPLKYLDGMDSLLSIVQMPAGVPVATVAVGAARNAGLLAVRILAAYDDDLRAKMAVFQRHLYGEAKAKGARLRERL
- a CDS encoding LCP family protein; its protein translation is MADGHDSGRGDADPLERYFRPRPGAHAAEDEGDIEGVTIDGMPAPRVPVESPRGPRRPGRGLSPRAATSARRQKRFLTLTGTASAFVLLTSGGAWAFQNYVTGMIDKVSVGGLGKGKDTPKGAMTILVAGVDRREGLTKEQQKAAKLGHEAGERSDTMLLVHVSRDHDSVSVVSLPRDSYVTIPGHRSNGSEGAKGTRVPARPGKLTWAYQFGGPDLTVSTVKQATGVSIDHYVEVNFYGFVRMVDAIGGVDVCTEQAVDDKKSGLRLPAGKSHVDGLKALAFARARYSLTGGSDLGRIDRQQQFMAAMMKQALSTKTLGDPVKSTKFLNASLKSLRVDEKLADNLPGLADQMKNLSTDDVTFAKVPLSNPAYDAVLWNAPSAQSTVQWDQHKARDLFTRLRRDQPLATQSPKPSATPTKKSEDALTVPPDDISVRVLNAIGTRGLATKAGGELRKAGFKVSVAPGVARRGQQTTQILYGPGREDSAKTLAAAIPDAKRKKVSSLGSQVQVMVGADWGGADWAGVKEVEVKESPSAAPSEGSALETGTATQKLCG